A single genomic interval of Pomacea canaliculata isolate SZHN2017 linkage group LG5, ASM307304v1, whole genome shotgun sequence harbors:
- the LOC112563478 gene encoding LOW QUALITY PROTEIN: insulin-induced gene 2 protein-like (The sequence of the model RefSeq protein was modified relative to this genomic sequence to represent the inferred CDS: inserted 1 base in 1 codon), which produces MVSVKSLVMRGVILFTLGVFFFLVLNILQVQRQVTVFPPEVLASLFSSAWWVAPSCGIAAAVIGLLYPCLDKRLGEDMHIKXEWSSVMRCVAVFVGINHASAKIDFANNVQLSVSLAAMSIGLWWLFDRSRSGFGLGVGIAVLATFVTQLLVYNDICRSAEYTEPDFLFVRSWLPCVFFSGGVTMGNIGRQLAAHDSDMETSKPKED; this is translated from the exons ATGGTATCAGTGAAGAGCTTGGTGATGCGTGGTGTGATTTTATTTACCCTTGGagtatttttcttccttgtactCAATATCTTGCAAGTCCAACGTCAAGTAACCGTCTTTCCACCTGAGGTCCTCGCCTCTCTCTTCTCATCAGCCTGGTGGGTAGCGCCAAGCTGTGGTATTGCTGCAG CTGTTATAGGCTTGCTGTATCCTTGCTTGGACAAGCGTCTAGGTGAAGACATGCACATAA GAGAATGGTCCAGTGTGATGCGTTGTGTAGCTGTCTTCGTTGGAATCAACCATGCCAGTGCT aaaattgaCTTTGCCAACAACGTTCAGTTGTCAGTAAGTTTGGCAGCCATGTCAATAGGCTTGTGGTGGTTGTTTGATCGATCACGCAGTGGATTTGGGCTTGGAGTTGGCATTGCTGTGCTAGCAACATTCGTCACACAGCTTCTGGTCTACAATGATATATGCAGGTCGGCAGA GTACACAGAGCCTGATTTCCTGTTTGTTCGTTCTTGGCTGCCATGTGTCTTCTTCTCGGGAGGTGTTACCATGGGAAACATTGGTCGACAACTAGCAGCA CATGACTCAGATATGGAAACATCAAAACCCAAGGAAGACTGA
- the LOC112563479 gene encoding chondroitin sulfate synthase 2-like: MGLDALGRFYFQMDQKCLRPLLPAFIGLCLGVTMSMMYAPYSEDSCETFVARQDPQTLIHMRGTKSLESREDGNFEPHIREPQVRVPDEGEQAEAPGNSKAKPFRPRYASTELGIREKLFVGVVTSKDTVNTLGVAFNKTVSNYVTKLVFFLDDKGSAVPTGMTIVNFADNHPHLSPVHMLKYVTENFPDTYDYYLFVSDRTYLRAEKVYDLVSHISVSKHVHVGTAKSTESGKTYCYLEGGVIISQSLLALVKDHMEWCLAKCHHNDQSLNLGKCLIYATEMGCQEQGGGKRYRSYMANNFNFDAIAKLRETPDFNISHAVFPIPDDTTHYKLHRYFCEHELNVTRQEIERMKENILYMSQFAPGGRDSISWPIGVPDPYKPKTRFDVIRWDYFTETHIYFQDDFTNMKSLTGPDKMDIQEVVKVSVERLNEKYKNIYLYSRLNNGYRRFDPQRGMEYILDITLRDTSQSNLEVEKRVQLVRPLGQVEIVPMPYVTELSRITLVLPVAEEDRDGVGTFLDNYAHTCLDAQENTNLFVIFIYRELPRPGQEDLFILHRSMIAYYSKKYADSSSKIDWVAFQSNGTFVSQFQIMHIVSQRFSPEALILLCSVGMELTTDFFNRVRMNTIAEWQVFFPIGFWQYKPNLIYDKKPYPTTIELMNKVGHYDVQSFEHASFYNSDYLNARQLMMSEDVQNGDLFEMFVKYSKLHVFRAVEPALKHRYKHFNCGTSSPPKLYQQCLERRSEGLATRAQLAKLIFEHQEKESKTMQDQAQSL; the protein is encoded by the exons ATGGGTTTGGATGCGTTAGGACGGTTCTACTTTCAAATGGACCAGAAATGTCTGAGGCCACTCCTTCCTGCGTTTATTGGTCTTTGCTTGGGTGTGACAATGAGCATGATGTATGCCCCATACAGCGAAGATAGCTGTGAAACATTTGTTGCTCGTCAGGACCCACAAACATTGATCCACATGAGAGGCACTAAGTCATTAGAATCTCGAGAAGATGGAAATTTTGAACCTCATATTAGGGAACCACAGGTTAGAGTTCCTGACGAAGGAGAGCAAGCAGAAGCACCAGGAAACTCAAAAGCAAAACCTTTTCGACCAAGATATGCCTCCACAGAATTAGGCATCCgagaaaaattgtttgttgGTGTCGTGACCTCTAAAGATACAGTTAATACTCTGGGAGTTGCATTTAACAAAACTGTCAGTAATTATGTAActaagttggtttttttcttagATGACAAAGGTTCTGCTGTTCCAACAGGTATGACAATAGTAAATTTTGCTGATAACCATCCCCATTTGAGCCCTGTTCACATGCTGAAATATGTCACCGAGAATTTTCCTGATACATATGATTACTATTTATTTGTTTCGGACCGCACATACCTGCGAGCCGAAAAGGTTTATGACCTTGTCAGTCACATCAGTGTTAGTAAGCATGTTCATGTGGGGACAGCTAAATCAACTGAATCAGGAAAAACCTACTGTTATCTAGAAGGAGGTGTCATTATATCACAg TCACTGCTGGCATTAGTGAAGGATCACATGGAATGGTGTCTTGCTAAATGCCATCACAATGACCAGAGCCTCAACCTTGGCAAATGCCTTATCTATGCAACAGAGATGGGTTGTCAGGAGCAGGGAGGG GGTAAGAGGTATCGATCATACATGGCAAACAACTTCAATTTTGATGCCATTGCCAAACTAAGGGAGACACCAGACTTTAACATATCGCATGCAGTTTTTCCTATACCAGATGACACCACTCACTATAAGCTGCATAG ATATTTTTGTGAGCATGAATTGAATGTGACTCGCCAAGAAATTGAAAGAATGAAGGAGAATATTCTCTACATGAGTCAGTTTGCACCTGGTGGTCGAGACAGCATTTCATGGCCCATAG GTGTACCAGATCCTTATAAACCAAAAACTCGTTTTGATGTTATTCGATGGGACTACTTCACAGAGactcatatttattttcaagatgaCTTTACCAACATGAAATCACTTACAG GTCCAGACAAGATGGATATACAGGAGGTTGTCAAAGTTTCAGTGGAAAGACTTAACGAGAAGTACAAGAACATCTACCTGTACTCTCGCCTTAACAATGGATATCGTCGCTTTGATCCACAGCGTGGAATGGAGTACATCCTTGACATCACTTTGCGTGACACCAGTCAAAGTAATTTGGAGGTAGAAAAACGGGTACAGCTAGTGCGGCCACTTGGACAAGTGGAGATTGTTCCAATGCCGTACGTCACAGAACTCTCTCGTATTACCTTAGTTCTTCCTGTGGCAGAGGAGGATAGGGATGGTGTTGGAACTTTTCTGGATAACTACGCTCACACTTGCCTTGATGCACAGGAGAATACAAATCTTTTTGTGATCTTTATCTACCGAGAGCTCCCGAGGCCTGGGCAAGAAG atttatttattttgcatagaTCTATGATCGCCTACTACAGCAAGAAGTATGCAGACAGCAGTTCCAAGATTGACTGGGTAGCTTTTCAGAGCAACGGCACCTTTGTCTCACAGTTTCAGATCATGCATATTGTTAGTCAACGCTTCAGCCCAGAAGCTTTGATTCTTTTGTGCAGTGTGGGTATGGAGCTGACTACAGATTTCTTCAACCGTGTCCGCATGAACACAATAGCAGAGTGGCAG GTTTTTTTCCCAATTGGCTTTTGGCAGTATAAACCAAATCTGATATATGACAAGAAGCCGTACCCGACCACCATTGAGTTGATGAACAAAGTGGGTCATTATGATGTGCAATCTTTTGAACATGCAAGCTTCTACAATTCTGATTATTTAAATGCCCGCCAACTCATGATGTCAGAGGATGTGCAGAATGGTGAcctgtttgaaatgtttgtcaaGTACAG CAAGCTGCACGTATTCCGAGCAGTGGAGCCAGCTCTGAAGCACCgctataaacattttaactgtGGAACCAGTTCACCACCTAAACTGTATCAACAGTGCCTGGAGCGCCGTTCAGAAGGCCTTGCAACTCGTGCACAACTTgcaaaacttatttttgaaCACCAGGAAAAGGAGAGCAAGACTATGCAAGATCAAGCTCAGAGTTTATAG
- the LOC112563477 gene encoding coiled-coil domain-containing protein 93-like isoform X1 yields the protein MTEVKMAASVFAGRSRTGSSRLPVQIDVDGNEAEIETREDEEQNVKLQETIELLLAAGYFRARIKGLSPFDKVVGGMTWCITTCNFDVDVDLLFQENSTIGQKIALTEKIVAVLPRMKCPHNIEPHQIQGLDFIHIYPVVQWLVKRAIETREEMGDFIRAFSVSQFSKHYSTPEDLAFEAVKSKAVTTVNSVKDVYRPQRRYKRHDADKLYDEETRVHSTLLEYGRRYGVGRSEKEEEEEKASKKRSVAAGLAGKETEKEIDLQEEEERRIKALMSSMSATGIQEGRLTASAVGSIVGMQSQQIQQIASEYANKQVEIEQIEKSERIGGAQQHKRITAALNKQIEQQHSRLIEIQTKHDELHKAYLETQEKLKEVQERGAVIDKEMEKLTVIETEENQSILTSLRSLVALNESLKKQEQEFKAHCKDEMARLKDNIEHLKHETDEADSDDKQRAELVNRQYEADKEKLHKIRLLLARKNREIALLQRKIDEVPSRAELSQYQRRFVELYNQVSSTHRETKQFYTLYNTLDDAKRYISKEVTLLNSIHDNFKQAMSSPANKEQFLKQFEQIVEGIKQNREKVEKRRQEEKMRRDVLNDQYLDLLEKQRLYFKTVKEFKEECRKNEILLTRLRSG from the exons ATGACTGAAGTGAAGATGGCTGCCTCTGTCTTTGCTGGCCGTTCAAGAACTGGTTCATCAAGACTGCCCGTACAAATTGATGTAGATGGGAATGAAGCAGAG ATTGAAACTCgtgaagatgaagaacaaaatgtcaaacTACAAGAAACTATCGAGCTACTTTTGGCTGCTGGTTATTTCCGTGCTCGCATCAAGGGACTGTCACCATTTGATAAG gTAGTAGGTGGTATGACATGGTGCATAACAACATGCAactttgatgttgatgtggacTTGCTGTTCCAAGAAAACTCCACCATTGGCCAAAAAAT TGCACTAACAGAGAAGATTGTGGCAGTGTTGCCCAGAATGAAATGCCCTCATAATATAGAACCTCATCAGATCCAGGGTCTGGATTTTATCCATATCTACCCTGTTGTGCAG tggctCGTAAAACGTGCAATAGAGACAAGGGAAGAAATGGGGGACTTCATCCGTGCTTTTTCTGTCTCCCAGTTTAGCAAACACTACTCAACTCCAGAG GATTTAGCATTTGAGGCAGTCAAGTCAAAGGCAGTTACAACTGTTAATTCTGTAAAG GATGTCTACAGGCCCCAACGCCGCTACAAACGCCATGATGCAGATAAGCTTTATGATGAAGAAACCAGGGTTCATTCAACATTGCTGGAATATGGAAG GCGTTATGGAGTTGGGCGGTCGGAGAAGGAAGag GAGGAGGAGAAAGCCAGCAAGAAGCGATCTGTAGCTGCAGGTTTGGctggaaaagaaacagagaaagagattgatctacaggaagaagaagag CGTCGAATAAAAGCTTTGATGAGTAGCATGTCTGCCACTGGCATACAGGAG GGAAGATTGACAGCATCTGCAGTTGGTTCCATAGTGGGAATGCAGTCCCAACAGATCCAACAGATTGCTTCAGAGTATGCAAACAAA CAAGTTGAGATTGAGCAGATAGAGAAGAGTGAGAGAATTGGTGGAGCACAGCAACACAAACGTATAACTGCAGccttaaataaacaaatagagCAACAGCATAGCAGACTAATAGAG attcaaacaaaacatgatgAGCTGCACAAAGCCTACCTGGAAACACAGGAGAAACTAAAAGAG GTGCAAGAAAGGGGAGCTGTTATTgataaagaaatggaaaagTTGACTGTAatagaaactgaagaaaatcaAAG CATTTTGACCTCACTTCGTTCTCTTGTGGCATTGAATGAGAGCCTGAAAAAACAGGAGCAAGAGTTCAAAGCTCATTGTAAG GATGAGATGGCACGTTTAAAGGATAATATTGAACATCTGAAACACGAAACAGATGAGGCAGACAGTGATGACAAACAAAGAGCTGAACTGGTCAACAGACAGTATGAGGCTGACAAAGAGAAGCTTCACAAAATTCGTCTTCTGCTG gCTCGCAAAAACCGTGAAATAGCATTACTGCAGCGCAAGATAGATGAGGTACCCTCACGAGCCGAATTGAGCCAGTATCAGCGTCGTTTTGTGGAGCTCTACAACCAAGTTTCATCCACCCATCGAGAGACCAAACAATTCTATACATTGTACAATACTTTGGATGATGCCAAGCGTTACATCAGCAAGGAG GTCACCTTACTCAATTCCATCCATGATAATTTCAAACA AGCCATGTCATCCCCAGCCAACAAAGAACAGTTTTTGAAACAGTTTGAACAGATTGTGGAGGGCAttaaacaaaacagagaaaag GTGGAGAAAAGGCGTCAAGAAGAAAAGATGCGTCGAGATGTGCTTAATGACCAATACCTTGATTTGCTTGAAAAGCAACGTCTATACTTCAAGACTGTCAAAGAATTTAAAGAGGAATGTCGTAAAAATGAAATTCTTCTTACAAGACTACGCTCGGGGTAA
- the LOC112564168 gene encoding SH3 domain-binding protein 2-like isoform X1 has protein sequence MATTGINVFKVFRAGEVTSKEATWVFKITHVSPEFRTYMFSCSSEREMKHWMKFFKQEMLRANGKLARTQGDGICADQDSRSDSSVNSQDYIDIETNIYEDSKTYIAPSRDLNKREDEESDEEMDNVIKRCLRDPRDRPPLPPPVPDRTTKMARDKNNAPSSAVGSFQVNQLI, from the exons ATGGCTACAACaggtataaatgtttttaa AGTTTTTAGGGCTGGGGAGGTCACATCAAAAGAGGCAACATGGGTTTTCAAGATTACACATGTAAGTCCTGAATTTCGCACTTACATGTTCTCCTGttcatcagagagagagatgaagcaCTGGATGAAGTTTTTCAAGCAAGAAATGCTGAGAGCTAATGGAAAGCTGGCAAG gaCACAGGGAGATGGGATCTGTGCTGACCAAGATTCCAGATCAGACTCCTCTGTCAACTCTCAGGACTATATTGATATTGAGACTAACATCTATGAAGACAGCAAGACATACATCGCACCTTCGCGTGACCTGAACAAGCGAGAGGATGAAG AGTCAGATGAGGAGATGGATAATGTTATAAAGAGATGTCTAAGAGATCCACGAGATCGTCCCCCTTTGCCCCCTCCCGTGCCAGATCGCACAACCAAGATGGccagagacaaaaataatgcaCCCTCTTCAGCAGttg GGTCATTTCAGGTGAATCAATTGATATAG
- the LOC112563477 gene encoding coiled-coil domain-containing protein 93-like isoform X2 encodes MTEVKMAASVFAGRSRTGSSRLPVQIDVDGNEAEIETREDEEQNVKLQETIELLLAAGYFRARIKGLSPFDKVVGGMTWCITTCNFDVDVDLLFQENSTIGQKIALTEKIVAVLPRMKCPHNIEPHQIQGLDFIHIYPVVQWLVKRAIETREEMGDFIRAFSVSQFSKHYSTPEDLAFEAVKSKAVTTVNSVKDVYRPQRRYKRHDADKLYDEETRVHSTLLEYGRRYGVGRSEKEEEEEKASKKRSVAAGLAGKETEKEIDLQEEEERRIKALMSSMSATGIQEQVEIEQIEKSERIGGAQQHKRITAALNKQIEQQHSRLIEIQTKHDELHKAYLETQEKLKEVQERGAVIDKEMEKLTVIETEENQSILTSLRSLVALNESLKKQEQEFKAHCKDEMARLKDNIEHLKHETDEADSDDKQRAELVNRQYEADKEKLHKIRLLLARKNREIALLQRKIDEVPSRAELSQYQRRFVELYNQVSSTHRETKQFYTLYNTLDDAKRYISKEVTLLNSIHDNFKQAMSSPANKEQFLKQFEQIVEGIKQNREKVEKRRQEEKMRRDVLNDQYLDLLEKQRLYFKTVKEFKEECRKNEILLTRLRSG; translated from the exons ATGACTGAAGTGAAGATGGCTGCCTCTGTCTTTGCTGGCCGTTCAAGAACTGGTTCATCAAGACTGCCCGTACAAATTGATGTAGATGGGAATGAAGCAGAG ATTGAAACTCgtgaagatgaagaacaaaatgtcaaacTACAAGAAACTATCGAGCTACTTTTGGCTGCTGGTTATTTCCGTGCTCGCATCAAGGGACTGTCACCATTTGATAAG gTAGTAGGTGGTATGACATGGTGCATAACAACATGCAactttgatgttgatgtggacTTGCTGTTCCAAGAAAACTCCACCATTGGCCAAAAAAT TGCACTAACAGAGAAGATTGTGGCAGTGTTGCCCAGAATGAAATGCCCTCATAATATAGAACCTCATCAGATCCAGGGTCTGGATTTTATCCATATCTACCCTGTTGTGCAG tggctCGTAAAACGTGCAATAGAGACAAGGGAAGAAATGGGGGACTTCATCCGTGCTTTTTCTGTCTCCCAGTTTAGCAAACACTACTCAACTCCAGAG GATTTAGCATTTGAGGCAGTCAAGTCAAAGGCAGTTACAACTGTTAATTCTGTAAAG GATGTCTACAGGCCCCAACGCCGCTACAAACGCCATGATGCAGATAAGCTTTATGATGAAGAAACCAGGGTTCATTCAACATTGCTGGAATATGGAAG GCGTTATGGAGTTGGGCGGTCGGAGAAGGAAGag GAGGAGGAGAAAGCCAGCAAGAAGCGATCTGTAGCTGCAGGTTTGGctggaaaagaaacagagaaagagattgatctacaggaagaagaagag CGTCGAATAAAAGCTTTGATGAGTAGCATGTCTGCCACTGGCATACAGGAG CAAGTTGAGATTGAGCAGATAGAGAAGAGTGAGAGAATTGGTGGAGCACAGCAACACAAACGTATAACTGCAGccttaaataaacaaatagagCAACAGCATAGCAGACTAATAGAG attcaaacaaaacatgatgAGCTGCACAAAGCCTACCTGGAAACACAGGAGAAACTAAAAGAG GTGCAAGAAAGGGGAGCTGTTATTgataaagaaatggaaaagTTGACTGTAatagaaactgaagaaaatcaAAG CATTTTGACCTCACTTCGTTCTCTTGTGGCATTGAATGAGAGCCTGAAAAAACAGGAGCAAGAGTTCAAAGCTCATTGTAAG GATGAGATGGCACGTTTAAAGGATAATATTGAACATCTGAAACACGAAACAGATGAGGCAGACAGTGATGACAAACAAAGAGCTGAACTGGTCAACAGACAGTATGAGGCTGACAAAGAGAAGCTTCACAAAATTCGTCTTCTGCTG gCTCGCAAAAACCGTGAAATAGCATTACTGCAGCGCAAGATAGATGAGGTACCCTCACGAGCCGAATTGAGCCAGTATCAGCGTCGTTTTGTGGAGCTCTACAACCAAGTTTCATCCACCCATCGAGAGACCAAACAATTCTATACATTGTACAATACTTTGGATGATGCCAAGCGTTACATCAGCAAGGAG GTCACCTTACTCAATTCCATCCATGATAATTTCAAACA AGCCATGTCATCCCCAGCCAACAAAGAACAGTTTTTGAAACAGTTTGAACAGATTGTGGAGGGCAttaaacaaaacagagaaaag GTGGAGAAAAGGCGTCAAGAAGAAAAGATGCGTCGAGATGTGCTTAATGACCAATACCTTGATTTGCTTGAAAAGCAACGTCTATACTTCAAGACTGTCAAAGAATTTAAAGAGGAATGTCGTAAAAATGAAATTCTTCTTACAAGACTACGCTCGGGGTAA
- the LOC112564168 gene encoding uncharacterized protein LOC112564168 isoform X2 produces MFSCSSEREMKHWMKFFKQEMLRANGKLARTQGDGICADQDSRSDSSVNSQDYIDIETNIYEDSKTYIAPSRDLNKREDEESDEEMDNVIKRCLRDPRDRPPLPPPVPDRTTKMARDKNNAPSSAVGSFQVNQLI; encoded by the exons ATGTTCTCCTGttcatcagagagagagatgaagcaCTGGATGAAGTTTTTCAAGCAAGAAATGCTGAGAGCTAATGGAAAGCTGGCAAG gaCACAGGGAGATGGGATCTGTGCTGACCAAGATTCCAGATCAGACTCCTCTGTCAACTCTCAGGACTATATTGATATTGAGACTAACATCTATGAAGACAGCAAGACATACATCGCACCTTCGCGTGACCTGAACAAGCGAGAGGATGAAG AGTCAGATGAGGAGATGGATAATGTTATAAAGAGATGTCTAAGAGATCCACGAGATCGTCCCCCTTTGCCCCCTCCCGTGCCAGATCGCACAACCAAGATGGccagagacaaaaataatgcaCCCTCTTCAGCAGttg GGTCATTTCAGGTGAATCAATTGATATAG
- the LOC112564169 gene encoding uncharacterized protein LOC112564169 — translation MIGWVVLTEPHASIRIIKLAPWVMFVSAKSCSISTVRARGTPDGRSARHKTSETKSNQIEDVTEFWETIYYRGDKELASQIIRNIHDEGVYLVRVNSDGSMVLHVYGEGQARKYQIIYQDKEYTLQRTSGNWFKTVPELVYFYYTNTLPNIPVCLTECYAHHSSYLKS, via the exons atgattgggtggGTGGTTTTAACAGAACCACATGCTAGTATCAGAATCATTAAACTGGCACCTTGGGTAATGTTTGTTTCAGCCAAAAGTTGCTCCATTTCAAC TGTGAGGGCACGTGGTACTCCAGATGGGAGAAGTGCCAGACATAAAACTTCTGAAACAAAATCG aatCAAATCGAAGATGTGACTGAGTTTTGGGAAACAATTTATTATCGTGGAGACAAAGAGCTAGCATCTCa GATCATTCGCAATATCCATGATGAAGGAGTCTATTTAGTTCGTGTCAACAGTGATGGCTCT ATGGTGCTACATGTGTATGGTGAGGGGCAGGCACGTAAATACCAAATTATTTaccag gATAAAGAGTACACCTTGCAGAGGACATCAGGAAACTGGTTCAAGACTGTACCAGAATTGGTATATTTTTACTACACTAACACCCTTCCCAATATCCCAGTCTGCCTAACAGAATGTTATGCACACCACTCAAGCTATCTAAAGTCTTAG